Below is a genomic region from Cellulomonas sp. P24.
ACGATCGCCCGCCAGCATTCATGCAGCTCGGCGGTGCCGCAAGCTCCGCGCGGCCCTCCCGGTGTCGTCAGGACCCCCACTCCATCTCGTACCCCCGATGGACATCGCCGGGCAGCACCATCACCCCGCCCAACTCGTGGGCGCGCAGGAGCTTGTCGACGTCATCTGATAGTTTGTTCAGATGTTCATTAGTGACGGGCAGGCGACAGAGGCGATGCATCAGTGCGCACCGGACTCCGATTCAGATCGGATTGCTGCGCTGACCAGTGCACTGCCACCTGAGGCGACCGTGGAGGACCTGGCGTCGGTCTTTGGGCTGTTGGGTGACCCCGCTCGGCTGCGGCTGCTGATCACGCTTCTAGAGGGCGGCGAGGTGTGCGTGCATGACCTGGCGACAGTGACCGGCCAAAGTGAGTCGGGGGTCAGTCACGCTCTGCGGCTGCTCCGTGCGCACCGGGTCGTGGTCGTGCGGCGCAGCGGGCGATCGGGCTTCTACCGGCTGGCGGATGGGCACGTCCGCATCCTGCTGGACGTCGCCTTGGCCCACCTCGGGCATGCGCCCGCGGCACGGGCCGTCCGGACCGACGAGCCCTCGTCGGCCGCCGCCGAGATCAGAGAGGCTCTCGCGTGACACGGGACCAGCAGCTGTCGATGACGCCGACTTGCCCGAGGTGCAGCACCCGATGACAACCGACCACACCACGGACAACGACCCGTGCGATGACACCACTTCGCCCACCAGCGGCGACGGACACGCGCACGGCCCGCGGATCGGCAGCGCAGGCTCCCGGCACCAGCGACCACTGGCCATCGCCTTCGCCCTGACCGCGAGCTATGCCATCGTGGAGGTCGTCGCCGGCCTCACCACGGGGTCGCTCGCCCTGATCAGCGACGCCGCGCACATGGGGACCGACGTCCTGGGCCTCGGGATGGCGTTGGCCGCGATCCAGCTGGCGAAGCGCCCAGCAGCCGGCGGGCGGACCTACGGCACCTACCGACTCGAGGTCCTTGCCGCCGTGATCAACGGGCTGCTGTTGTTCGGGGTCGGGTTCTACGTGCTCTACGAAGCTGTGCAGCGCTTCCGGAATCCACCCGAGGTCGCCGGGATGCCGATGCTCGTCGTCGCCTCGATCGGCCTGGTCGTCAACATCATCTCCTTCCGGCTGCTGACGGCCGGGTCCAAGGAGAGCCTGAACGTCAAGGGCGCCTACCTGGAGGTGCTCTCCGACATGCTTGGCTCCGTCGGGGTCATCGTCGGCGCGATCATCATCACCGTGACCGGGTTCCGCTACGTCGACACGATCGTCGCGGTGGGGATCGGGCTGCTCATCCTGCCCCGCACTTGGAACCTGATGCGCCAGGCCTTGCGGATCCTCATGGAGGTCGCGCCCCCCGGCATCGACATCAACGCCGCTACCGCCGAGCTCGCAGCCCTACCTGGGGTCCGGGAGGTCCACGACCTGCACATCTGGACCCTGACCAGCGGGATGGAGGCCGCAACCGTGCACATCGTGGTCGAAGACGACGCCACCTGGCACCGCGTGCTGGACGGGACACGTCGGATCCTCACCGAGAAGTACGCCGTCACCCACCCCACCATCCAGCTCGAGCCCGCAGACCACGTCGAAGCACCCGTCGGCTTCTGACCGGCGCGCGCCCGAGACCGTCCCCGACACGGAGCGCAGTGGCGCTACCAATCCGCACCAGGAACCGATCCGAGACTCGGCAGGGCCCTGCTCCCGGTCGAGGCCGGAGCCTCACGCACATGGGGCGCCGGTGGCCGCGCCGAGTCGAGAGGGACCAGCAGCCGGCCAGACCGACGCATTACATGAGTACGCTATTATCGCCGCATGTCGATGCCGGACGACGGATCCCCACCAAGTCCACCGACCCTTCCTGCGGGCGGAGTGCTGGCGCTGGCACCGGCCGCTGCGCTGTTCCATTCCTTGTCCGACCCGACGCGTCTGGCCGTCCTGCAGCATCTGACCCACGGTGAGCACCGGGTGCGGGACCTGACCGAGCATATCGGTCTCGCGCAGAGCACGGTGAGCGCGCACCTCGCATGCCTGAAGGAGTGTGGTCTGGTCGACTCGCGCCCGCAGGGTCGGGCGTCGATGTTCTTCCTGACAACAGCCCCGGAGCTTCTCGACGTCCTCGCGGCGGCCGAGCGGCTGCTGGACGCGACCGGGCACGCGGTCGAGCTGTGCCCCACCTACGGTCTGGGCCGAACCGGCGGCCAGACATCGATGGCCGCGGCCACGCACGAGGAGAGCGTCCGATGAGCGACGCCTGCTGCGCCGATCAGACCGCCGCCGCGGAGGTCGACGACAACGACGTCACCAGCATCTGGGGTGTCAGGGAGATCCGCGCCGGTCTCGTCGCGGGCACACTCCTGTTGGCCGCCTTCCTGCTCGGGCTGGGCGGTCAGGACGGGTGGGCGCTGGGACTGAACGTCGCCGCCCTGATGGTCGGGGCGAGCACCTTCGTACCAGAGACCATGCAGAAGCTGGCCCGGGGCAAGATCGGCGTCGGCACCCTGATGACGATCGCCGCCGTCGGAGCAGTGATCCTCGGTGAGTTCGCCGAAGCCGCCACGCTCGCCTTCCTGTACTCCCTGAGCGAGGGCCTGGAGGAGTACTCCCTGGCCAAGACCCGCGGCGGCCTGCGCGCCCTGCTGTCCCTGGTACCCGACAAGGCCACGGTTCGACGGGCCGGGATCGAGCGGGTCATCGACCCGGCCGACCTCGCTGTAGGCGACACGATGCTCGTCAAGCCCGGGGAACGGCTCGCCACCGACGGCGCCATCCGCGTCGGTCGCACCACCCTGGACGTCTCGGCCATCACCGGTGAGTCGATCCCCGTCGAGGCAGGACCCGGCACCCCGGTGTACGCGGGATCCATCAACGGCACCGGAGCTCTCGAGGTCGAGGTCACCACCACCTCCGAGAACAACTCCCTGGCCCGCATCGTGCACATCGTCGAGGCCGAGCAGTCGCGCAAGGGCGCCACCCAGCGCCTCGCCGACCGGGTCGCCAAGCCCCTCGTGCCCGCCATCATGATCGTCGCCACCCTCATCGCGGTCATCGGCTCCCTGCTCGGGGACCCGGGACTATGGATCCAACGGGCGCTGGTCGTGCTGGTAGCCGCGTCCCCGTGCGCCCTGGCCATCTCGGTGCCGGTCTCGGTCGTCTCCGCCATCGGGGCCGCCAGCCGATTCGGTGTGCTGATCAAGGGCGGCGCCGCCCTCGAGGCGCTCGGCGCCATCCGCATCATCGCCCTGGACAAGACCGGCACCCTGACAGCCAACACCCCCACCGTCGTCGCCGTCGCCACCACCGCGGGCCACACCCGCGAGCACGTCCTCGCCGTCGCGGCCGCCCTTGAGGCGCGCAGCGAGCACCCCCTTGCCCGGGCGATCCTCTCCGCTGTCGACACGGTGCCCGACGCCGCTGACGTCCAGGCGGTCCCCGGCGCCGGCCTGATCGGCAACGTCGAGGGCCGGCCGGTACGGCTGGGCCGACCCGGCTGGATCACCGCCGGGTACCTGGTCCACCAGGTGCAGCAGATGCAGGAAGCCGGGGCCACCGCCGTCCTCGTCGAGGAAGACGGGACGGTCGTCGGCGCGATCGCGGTCCGCGACGAGCTGCGTCCCGAAGCGCACGCGGTTGTCGCCGAGCTGCACCGCCAGGGCTACACCGTCACGATGCTCACCGGCGACAACGCCGCAACGGCCCACGCCGTGGCCGCCCAGGCCGGCATCACCGACGTCCACGCCGAACTGCGCCCAGAGGACAAGTCCACCCTGGTCGCCGCACTGCGCACGAAGACCCCCACAGCGATGGTCGGTGACGGCGTCAACGACGCCCCCGCCCTGGCCACCGCCGACCTCGGCATCGCGATGGGCGCCATGGGCTCCGACGTCGCACTGGAGACCGCAGACGTCGCCCTGATGGGCACGGACCTGCGCGCCCTGCCCCAAGCATTCGCCCACGCCCGGCGGGCCCGGCGCATCATGCTCCAGAACGTCGGGCTGTCGCTCACCCTGATCGCGATCCTGATCCCGCTGGCGGTGGCCGGGGTGCTCGGGCTGGCCGCCGTCGTCCTGATCCACGAACTCGCCGAGGTCGTCGTCATCGCCAACGGCGTGCGCGCAGGACGCACCACGAACCTGCACACCACCAGTCCCGCGACCAGCACGTCCAGTCCGCAGCAGGCCATGGCCCGATAGCTGCTGCTAGGTCACCGACGGCCTCCCGCGCCTAGGCTCTCGGCCATGCTGATCGCCAGGTCCGTCGCCCTGTTCATCCTGGCCGCGATCGCCGAGATCGGTGGCGCATGGCTCGTATGGCAGGGAGTGCGTGAACACCGCGGCCTGCTGTGGGTCGGCGCCGGGGTGATCGCGCTCGGTCTGTACGGCTTCGTCGCGACGCTGCAGGCCGACGCCAACTTCGGCCGCATCCTGGCCGCCTACGGCGGTGTGTTCGTGGCCGGTTCACTGACCTGGGGAATGGTGGTCGACGGATTTCGGCCCGACCGCTACGACATCATCGGCGCGGCTGTCTGCCTCGCTGGGGTCGCGGTCATCATGTACGCCCCCCGTGAGGCCTGACCGTCCTCCCCGCCGAGAGGCCGCTCGATCCCAGACGGCGCCGCCGTGCGCGGCGCCGGCGAGGTGCCCTACCGCATCGCGAAGGCTGACTTGCGGGCTGCGTCGTGACGACCCCGTGCCACGGCCAGGCTGGCACGCGCGCAGGCCTGCCCTCGGCGGCTTGACGCCCAAGGCCCGGCCGTCAGCGAGGCATTGACCTGCGGTGCTCGCGATTGCGGGCGGTTGAGGGCGCGGGGAAGTGAATCCGGAAGGTGGCGCCAGTTCCTGGGCCTTTGCTCGAGGCGGTCAGGGTTCCACCATGGGCTTGGACGATCGCGCGCGCGATCGTCAGGCCGATGCCGCTGCCCGCCGTGGTACGAGTTCGGGACGTGTCGGCCCGGTAGAACCTCTCGAAGAGCCGTTCGGCGTTCGAAGGGTCGAACCCTTCGCCCGTGTCGATGACCTTCAGCGTGGCGCCGGTGGGTTCTGCGTCGACGACCACGCGCACCGTGCCACCAGCGGGTGTGTGGCGAAGCGCGTTGTCGAGCAGGTTCGCGAGGGTTTCGCCGAGCCTTTGGCGGTCGACCTGGACGATCGGCGCGCGGCCGGCGGCCTCGATGTCCAGCCGCCTTCCAGCGGCGGTGTACCGGGCGCGGGCCGCTACTACTGCTTCTGTAGCGAGCCCCGCGAGGTCTACGGGCTGGGGGTGCAGGTCGAGCTGGCGTTCTTCGGCTCGTGAGACGGCGCCCATGTCGGCCACGAGGTGCTGGAGTCGCAGCGTCTGCTCTCTCAACGTGGCCATCGTGGCATCGTCGGCGGGCAGGACGCCGTCCACGACGGCCTCGACTGTCGCATCGAGCGACGCCAGGGGCGTGCGCAGCTCGTGGGCGAGGTCACCGATCAGGCGACGGCGCGTGGTCTCGGTCTCGGCAAGGCGGGCGGCCATCGCGTTGAAGGAGTCCGCGAGCTGGGTGAACTCAGGGCCGATCGCCGGCGCCTCGACACGGGCATCCAGGTTTCCTCGAGCGATCCGGTCGGCCGCCACCGCGACGGCGGCCACGGATCCTGCCAGGCGTCGGGCCACGATCCACGTGACCACGGCCGCGGTCAGAATGGCGACCGGCATGGCGACGCCCAGCGAGACGAAGACGGCATTGGCGAATGCCTCGTTGACGTGGGTCTGCACGCCCTGTTCGATCCCGGACCCCATGGCCATCCGCAGGTGGGACTGAAAGATCGCAGGCGCGATGACCAGCGCGACGCCCAGGAGGGTCGCGCCGCCAGAGAGCACAACGAGCCCGAGGGACGCCGCGAGGCGCCAGACGAAGCCGAGGGGGCGCGTCTGCGACGTGGGGTCTTCATCCGAGTCCGATCCGGTAGCCGACGCCACGCACCGTGCGGACGTACCGAGGTGCGGCGACGTCGTCGCCCAGCTTGTGGCGGACGTGTCCGAGGTGGATGTCCACAATTCGCTCGTCACCGAACCAGCTCGGCCCCCAGACCCGCTCGATCAGTCGGGCGCGACTGAACGCCATACCCGGACGTGAGGACAGGACCTCCAGGAGATCGAATTCGATCGGCGTCAGAGCGACCAGCTTGTCGCCGAGCCACACCTCGCGGGCCTCGGGGTCGATCGCCAGGTCTCCGAATCGGCGCAGCGGTTCAGCGTCTGCGGGCGCGGCTGTCCCTGCGACGGCGGGCGCGGTCCGGGGGCGGCGCATCATTGAACGGATCCGGGCGACGAGCACCCGCGCGGAGAAGGGTTTGGACATGTAGTCGTCGGCCCCGACGGACAGCCCGACGAGGGTGTCGATCTCCTCGGTGCGCGCGGTGAGCATGATGACGTACGCGTCACTGAACGTGCGCAGCTGACGGCAGACCTCGATCCCGTCGATCCCCGGCATCATCCAGTCGAGCACGACGACGTCGGGCGTGATTTCTCGCGCGAGGCGCAGGGCCTCGTGCCCTTCGGCGGCAGTCGTGACGTCGAAGCCTTCGCGCTCGAGATACGCCGCCACGACCCGGACCAACGCCGGCTCGTCATCGACCACCAACGCCCTGACACGTGGCACAGGCGAGGGGTCCGCGTCAGACGTGGACCCCTCACGTGTCGCCATGTTCCAGGCCTCTCCCGCTTCGTCGAATCCTTGGTAGCGAGCCTCGTGCTCCCGGGACCCCTCTCCTCGCCCATCGCCCATCGTCCGTGGGCGAGGAGGTCAGGACACCGTCAGCTCGGTAGACATCCCCGCGCCGTAGTGACCGGGAAGGTTGCAGACCAGCTCATATCGCCCGGGCGCCAGAGTCAGCGTGACCCACCCGGACGAACCGGGGCGGATACCGTCGCCAGCACCCTGGGCGCCG
It encodes:
- a CDS encoding metalloregulator ArsR/SmtB family transcription factor, coding for MEDLASVFGLLGDPARLRLLITLLEGGEVCVHDLATVTGQSESGVSHALRLLRAHRVVVVRRSGRSGFYRLADGHVRILLDVALAHLGHAPAARAVRTDEPSSAAAEIREALA
- a CDS encoding cation diffusion facilitator family transporter, with the translated sequence MTTDHTTDNDPCDDTTSPTSGDGHAHGPRIGSAGSRHQRPLAIAFALTASYAIVEVVAGLTTGSLALISDAAHMGTDVLGLGMALAAIQLAKRPAAGGRTYGTYRLEVLAAVINGLLLFGVGFYVLYEAVQRFRNPPEVAGMPMLVVASIGLVVNIISFRLLTAGSKESLNVKGAYLEVLSDMLGSVGVIVGAIIITVTGFRYVDTIVAVGIGLLILPRTWNLMRQALRILMEVAPPGIDINAATAELAALPGVREVHDLHIWTLTSGMEAATVHIVVEDDATWHRVLDGTRRILTEKYAVTHPTIQLEPADHVEAPVGF
- a CDS encoding helix-turn-helix transcriptional regulator; protein product: MPDDGSPPSPPTLPAGGVLALAPAAALFHSLSDPTRLAVLQHLTHGEHRVRDLTEHIGLAQSTVSAHLACLKECGLVDSRPQGRASMFFLTTAPELLDVLAAAERLLDATGHAVELCPTYGLGRTGGQTSMAAATHEESVR
- a CDS encoding cation-translocating P-type ATPase, which translates into the protein MSDACCADQTAAAEVDDNDVTSIWGVREIRAGLVAGTLLLAAFLLGLGGQDGWALGLNVAALMVGASTFVPETMQKLARGKIGVGTLMTIAAVGAVILGEFAEAATLAFLYSLSEGLEEYSLAKTRGGLRALLSLVPDKATVRRAGIERVIDPADLAVGDTMLVKPGERLATDGAIRVGRTTLDVSAITGESIPVEAGPGTPVYAGSINGTGALEVEVTTTSENNSLARIVHIVEAEQSRKGATQRLADRVAKPLVPAIMIVATLIAVIGSLLGDPGLWIQRALVVLVAASPCALAISVPVSVVSAIGAASRFGVLIKGGAALEALGAIRIIALDKTGTLTANTPTVVAVATTAGHTREHVLAVAAALEARSEHPLARAILSAVDTVPDAADVQAVPGAGLIGNVEGRPVRLGRPGWITAGYLVHQVQQMQEAGATAVLVEEDGTVVGAIAVRDELRPEAHAVVAELHRQGYTVTMLTGDNAATAHAVAAQAGITDVHAELRPEDKSTLVAALRTKTPTAMVGDGVNDAPALATADLGIAMGAMGSDVALETADVALMGTDLRALPQAFAHARRARRIMLQNVGLSLTLIAILIPLAVAGVLGLAAVVLIHELAEVVVIANGVRAGRTTNLHTTSPATSTSSPQQAMAR
- a CDS encoding YnfA family protein; protein product: MLIARSVALFILAAIAEIGGAWLVWQGVREHRGLLWVGAGVIALGLYGFVATLQADANFGRILAAYGGVFVAGSLTWGMVVDGFRPDRYDIIGAAVCLAGVAVIMYAPREA
- a CDS encoding cell wall metabolism sensor histidine kinase WalK, which encodes MASATGSDSDEDPTSQTRPLGFVWRLAASLGLVVLSGGATLLGVALVIAPAIFQSHLRMAMGSGIEQGVQTHVNEAFANAVFVSLGVAMPVAILTAAVVTWIVARRLAGSVAAVAVAADRIARGNLDARVEAPAIGPEFTQLADSFNAMAARLAETETTRRRLIGDLAHELRTPLASLDATVEAVVDGVLPADDATMATLREQTLRLQHLVADMGAVSRAEERQLDLHPQPVDLAGLATEAVVAARARYTAAGRRLDIEAAGRAPIVQVDRQRLGETLANLLDNALRHTPAGGTVRVVVDAEPTGATLKVIDTGEGFDPSNAERLFERFYRADTSRTRTTAGSGIGLTIARAIVQAHGGTLTASSKGPGTGATFRIHFPAPSTARNREHRRSMPR
- a CDS encoding response regulator transcription factor, which translates into the protein MPRVRALVVDDEPALVRVVAAYLEREGFDVTTAAEGHEALRLAREITPDVVVLDWMMPGIDGIEVCRQLRTFSDAYVIMLTARTEEIDTLVGLSVGADDYMSKPFSARVLVARIRSMMRRPRTAPAVAGTAAPADAEPLRRFGDLAIDPEAREVWLGDKLVALTPIEFDLLEVLSSRPGMAFSRARLIERVWGPSWFGDERIVDIHLGHVRHKLGDDVAAPRYVRTVRGVGYRIGLG